The Metabacillus schmidteae genome has a segment encoding these proteins:
- a CDS encoding DUF1128 domain-containing protein, with translation MNLTEKSVENVEFMIEQIKEKLRVLNLGAIKPSHFDEDMYEELRDIYEHVMKRNSFSPNEMQAIAEELGNLRKG, from the coding sequence ATGAACCTTACTGAAAAATCGGTTGAAAATGTTGAGTTTATGATTGAACAAATTAAAGAAAAGCTAAGAGTTTTAAATTTAGGAGCCATCAAACCTTCTCACTTTGACGAAGACATGTATGAAGAGCTAAGAGATATTTACGAACATGTAATGAAACGAAACTCTTTTAGTCCAAATGAAATGCAGGCGATTGCTGAAGAGCTTGGCAACCTCCGTAAAGGATAA
- a CDS encoding low molecular weight protein-tyrosine-phosphatase, whose protein sequence is MVKVLFICLGNICRSPMAEAVMRDLVKKEGLENVITIDSAGTGNWHVGKSPHEETRRILDRYNISYKGQKARQLTAEDLSQYDYLIGMDSENVGNIRRLAGYKKTGTIQRLLDYLEDSPVADVPDPYYTGNFDEVYEMVSKSCVNLLNEIKQVHKH, encoded by the coding sequence ATGGTAAAAGTTTTATTTATATGCTTAGGAAATATCTGTCGTTCACCAATGGCTGAGGCAGTGATGAGAGATTTAGTAAAGAAAGAAGGCTTAGAGAACGTCATAACAATAGACTCTGCCGGCACAGGAAATTGGCATGTAGGGAAATCACCTCATGAAGAAACACGTCGTATTTTAGATCGTTATAACATATCTTATAAAGGTCAAAAAGCGAGGCAATTAACAGCAGAAGACTTATCTCAATATGACTATTTAATTGGCATGGATTCTGAAAATGTAGGGAATATTAGACGTCTAGCAGGATATAAAAAAACCGGTACAATCCAAAGGCTCCTTGACTACCTTGAAGACTCTCCCGTTGCTGATGTACCCGATCCTTATTACACAGGGAACTTTGATGAGGTTTATGAAATGGTTAGTAAAAGCTGTGTGAATTTGTTAAATGAGATCAAACAAGTACATAAACATTAA
- a CDS encoding YtxH domain-containing protein, with product MTNSNKLVRGMLVGALVGGVISLLDKKTREDVMTTSRVVSTKIKGYVEDPALLTNEVKETFETVKGSIQEVSEDITFINEKVKELKETTPQVMSLIQETKERFIPKRD from the coding sequence ATGACAAACAGCAATAAACTGGTAAGAGGAATGTTGGTGGGAGCTTTAGTAGGGGGAGTTATTTCATTACTTGACAAAAAAACTCGTGAGGATGTAATGACAACGAGCAGAGTTGTATCAACAAAAATTAAAGGGTATGTAGAAGATCCGGCACTCTTGACAAATGAAGTGAAAGAAACATTTGAAACTGTCAAAGGGTCGATTCAAGAGGTATCAGAGGATATTACATTTATAAACGAGAAAGTCAAGGAGTTAAAGGAAACAACTCCACAAGTGATGAGTTTAATTCAAGAAACAAAGGAGCGGTTCATTCCAAAACGAGATTGA
- a CDS encoding YihY/virulence factor BrkB family protein — protein MKKGSFLKELVSRFLSDEVPGLSAQLSYFFLLSLFPFLIFLITLLGYLPISQTEVLNTIDEFAPGQSMQLINTTLDEILNNRNGGLLSFGIIATLWSASNGINAIVRAFNKAYDVEESRSFIVARGMAILLTVGMVFVIIVALLLPVFGKEIGVFIFSNFGFSEEFLTVWNTLRWLVSGIILFIVFTALYFVAPNKRLHIKDGLPGAFAATLGWMVVSLAFSYYVGNFANYSATYGSIGGIIVLMIWFYLSGMIIILGGELNAMLYKRKTIR, from the coding sequence TTGAAAAAGGGATCGTTTTTAAAGGAGTTAGTTTCAAGGTTTTTAAGTGATGAAGTGCCAGGTTTATCGGCACAATTATCATACTTTTTCCTTTTATCACTATTTCCGTTCCTTATCTTTCTGATCACGCTACTAGGGTATCTTCCAATTTCACAAACCGAGGTACTTAATACAATAGATGAGTTTGCTCCAGGACAATCCATGCAGTTGATTAATACTACATTGGATGAAATTTTGAATAATCGAAATGGAGGACTGCTCTCTTTTGGTATAATTGCAACCCTATGGTCTGCATCGAATGGAATAAATGCCATTGTTCGTGCCTTCAATAAAGCATATGATGTAGAGGAGAGCCGTTCATTTATTGTTGCTAGAGGAATGGCAATCTTACTTACGGTTGGGATGGTATTTGTGATTATCGTGGCACTTTTACTACCTGTGTTTGGGAAGGAAATTGGGGTATTTATCTTTTCTAACTTCGGATTTTCAGAAGAATTTTTAACGGTATGGAATACGCTTAGATGGCTTGTGAGTGGTATCATCCTATTCATTGTGTTTACGGCTCTTTACTTTGTCGCACCCAATAAACGATTACATATAAAAGATGGACTACCTGGTGCATTTGCGGCAACACTTGGTTGGATGGTCGTATCGTTAGCATTTTCCTATTATGTAGGAAACTTTGCTAATTATAGTGCAACATACGGCAGCATTGGAGGAATTATTGTTTTAATGATTTGGTTCTACCTATCCGGAATGATCATTATTTTAGGCGGGGAATTAAATGCAATGTTATATAAAAGAAAAACAATCCGTTAA
- a CDS encoding BH0509 family protein, translating to MMNRQERKNMIEFIERMKDIDKNSFLYMTDADIEHIYSSIYNDLIEHAE from the coding sequence ATGATGAACAGACAAGAGCGTAAGAATATGATTGAATTTATCGAAAGAATGAAGGACATTGATAAGAACTCGTTTCTTTATATGACAGATGCTGATATTGAACATATTTATAGCAGCATTTACAATGATTTAATTGAGCACGCAGAGTAA
- a CDS encoding MFS transporter has protein sequence MNTHQLRFWILVSIVGISGFSQGMLLPLIAVIFENTGLSSDLNGLNATALYIGILLVSPYMEYPLKRFGYKPIIILGGLIVALSLALFPLWQSFWFWFFLRLLIGIGDHALHFASQTWITSFSSEEKRGRNISLYGLFFGVGFAVGPLLAPLVTINKALPFIISSVLCFIGWLLVFLLKNDFPEQTIEVNSMKETFKRFRNALKYGWVAFLPPLGYGFLESSLNGSFPVYGLRIGLEVSNISVLLFSFAIGAIIFQLPLGILSDKLGRRTVLMSILLIGFISFTVAGFLEESLVALTICLFISGMVVGSTFSLGISYMTDLMPKNLLPTGNLLCGIAFSIGSLAGPYLGGLFIEYTSNISYFLIISIMLLFIFVAVTFSKPTSIRNISSQNISG, from the coding sequence ATGAATACTCACCAATTGAGATTTTGGATTTTAGTTTCAATAGTCGGCATATCTGGATTTAGCCAAGGTATGCTTTTACCACTTATAGCAGTCATTTTTGAAAACACAGGGTTGTCATCAGATCTAAACGGCTTAAATGCAACAGCACTCTATATCGGCATTTTATTAGTTTCTCCTTATATGGAGTACCCTTTAAAACGTTTTGGATACAAACCAATCATTATCCTAGGCGGACTAATTGTTGCGCTATCTCTTGCTCTGTTTCCTTTATGGCAATCTTTTTGGTTTTGGTTTTTTCTAAGGTTGCTAATCGGAATTGGTGACCATGCCTTACACTTTGCTTCACAAACATGGATTACGTCATTTTCCTCTGAAGAAAAACGTGGACGTAATATTTCTCTTTACGGTCTTTTCTTTGGTGTTGGGTTTGCAGTTGGGCCTCTTCTTGCACCATTGGTTACAATAAACAAAGCCCTTCCGTTCATTATTTCTTCAGTCCTTTGTTTTATTGGCTGGTTATTAGTATTTTTATTGAAAAATGATTTTCCTGAACAAACAATCGAAGTAAATTCGATGAAAGAGACATTTAAAAGATTTAGAAATGCATTGAAATATGGGTGGGTTGCTTTTTTACCACCATTGGGCTACGGATTTTTAGAATCTTCTCTTAATGGAAGCTTCCCTGTATACGGATTACGTATTGGCCTTGAGGTATCAAACATCTCCGTCCTCTTATTCTCTTTTGCAATAGGAGCGATTATTTTTCAACTGCCACTTGGAATTCTTAGTGACAAACTAGGCAGACGAACAGTTTTAATGTCTATTCTCTTAATTGGTTTTATAAGTTTTACAGTAGCTGGCTTTTTAGAAGAATCTCTGGTTGCTCTGACGATCTGCCTGTTTATTTCCGGAATGGTTGTAGGTTCAACATTTTCGTTGGGCATCAGCTATATGACAGATCTTATGCCTAAAAACTTACTTCCAACAGGGAATTTGTTATGCGGAATTGCATTTAGTATCGGAAGCCTAGCGGGTCCTTATCTTGGCGGACTTTTTATCGAATATACTAGTAATATTAGTTACTTTTTGATTATTAGTATAATGCTTCTTTTCATCTTTGTTGCAGTGACATTTTCAAAACCTACTAGCATACGTAATATCTCTTCTCAAAATATTTCTGGCTGA
- a CDS encoding OsmC family protein produces MEFQMKKEEGFTTTTEFGELHVAGNEQYGYRPYQLMVASIVVCSGGVLRKILKKKRIDIEDMTITTNVERNEAKANRIEKIHIHYKIKGQKLDEKKIHQSIVVAGKNCPMAQSVVGSIEIEETFELI; encoded by the coding sequence ATGGAATTTCAAATGAAAAAAGAAGAAGGATTTACAACAACAACTGAGTTTGGTGAGCTTCATGTGGCAGGAAACGAACAGTACGGATATCGTCCATACCAGTTAATGGTTGCATCTATTGTGGTGTGTAGTGGAGGAGTATTAAGGAAGATTCTAAAGAAAAAGAGAATTGACATAGAAGATATGACGATAACAACAAATGTAGAAAGAAATGAAGCGAAAGCAAATAGAATTGAAAAGATACATATCCACTATAAAATCAAAGGGCAAAAATTAGATGAAAAGAAAATCCACCAATCGATTGTAGTTGCAGGTAAAAACTGTCCAATGGCCCAATCTGTTGTTGGGAGTATTGAAATAGAAGAGACTTTTGAATTAATCTAA
- the cax gene encoding calcium/proton exchanger, translating to MVNRIFTIIVLIGVPLSIVGSLMHWPSVLMFAVYCLTIIALAGFMGRATESLAIVAGPRIGGLLNATFGNAVELIISVFALKAGLVGVVLASLTGSVVGNLLLVAGLSFFIGGLKFKRQEFNIYDARHNSGLLIFAVIVAFVIPEVFTMEMDPAGTISLSIGISIILIILYLAALFFKLVTHRGVYQHKTDVVEEHEEPEWKKGKAIAILLLSTVAVAYDSENLVHTFETVGERFGWSELFIGVIIVAIVGNAAEHASAVMMAYKNKMNIAVEIAVGSTLQVAMFVAPLLVLISLFFTEKMPLVFTLPELISMATAVFLTIAITSDGDTNWFEGLTLLAAYIIMGIGFYLLPG from the coding sequence ATGGTTAATCGTATTTTCACGATAATTGTTTTAATTGGAGTCCCGCTATCAATTGTTGGCAGTTTGATGCACTGGCCGTCTGTTCTCATGTTTGCTGTGTATTGCCTAACAATCATTGCCCTTGCCGGATTTATGGGCAGAGCAACAGAAAGCTTGGCGATTGTAGCTGGTCCAAGAATAGGAGGGTTACTAAATGCTACCTTTGGGAACGCTGTTGAGCTCATTATATCGGTTTTTGCCTTGAAGGCAGGACTTGTAGGTGTTGTACTTGCATCGTTAACAGGGTCAGTTGTAGGCAACTTACTTCTTGTTGCAGGCTTAAGTTTTTTTATTGGTGGATTAAAGTTTAAGCGTCAAGAATTTAATATTTATGACGCAAGACATAATTCAGGCTTATTAATATTTGCTGTCATTGTGGCATTTGTTATCCCGGAAGTTTTTACAATGGAAATGGATCCTGCAGGGACCATCTCTTTAAGCATAGGAATTTCAATAATCCTAATTATTCTTTATTTGGCAGCATTGTTCTTTAAATTAGTTACACATAGAGGAGTTTATCAGCATAAAACAGATGTGGTGGAAGAACATGAAGAGCCGGAGTGGAAAAAAGGAAAGGCAATCGCGATACTGTTACTCTCAACCGTAGCAGTTGCTTATGATTCAGAAAACTTAGTACATACATTTGAGACAGTTGGTGAAAGGTTTGGCTGGTCTGAATTATTTATCGGGGTTATTATTGTGGCAATTGTCGGTAATGCGGCAGAGCATGCGTCAGCTGTCATGATGGCATATAAAAACAAGATGAATATTGCAGTGGAAATCGCGGTCGGTTCTACCTTACAGGTAGCGATGTTTGTTGCCCCATTGCTGGTGCTAATTTCTCTTTTCTTTACCGAGAAAATGCCGCTTGTGTTTACATTACCTGAATTAATTTCAATGGCAACTGCAGTATTTTTAACCATAGCAATAACAAGTGATGGAGATACAAACTGGTTTGAAGGTTTAACCTTACTAGCCGCTTATATTATTATGGGCATCGGGTTTTATTTACTCCCAGGTTAA
- a CDS encoding YczE/YyaS/YitT family protein, whose amino-acid sequence MKIRIIFYLIGLFFMGLGVTFTIKANLGAGAWDALNVGLSNKIGLTVGSWVFVIGIILMFINAFITKGKPKFLAIITILLIGFFVDFWMLVVFKNMFLDGMFVQVISLLLGIFFIALGVSMYLQTKFPANPIDQLMISLHERFSLNFMLAKTIGEVVALILAIIFQGPIGIGTIIITFLIGPLIQLFTKPVAARYDLLVKR is encoded by the coding sequence ATGAAAATTAGAATCATTTTTTATTTAATTGGTTTGTTTTTTATGGGACTTGGTGTTACGTTCACGATAAAAGCAAATTTAGGAGCAGGAGCATGGGATGCATTGAATGTAGGGCTTTCTAACAAAATTGGGTTAACAGTAGGAAGCTGGGTATTCGTTATCGGTATTATCTTGATGTTTATAAATGCCTTTATAACGAAGGGGAAACCGAAATTTTTAGCCATTATTACCATCCTTCTAATTGGCTTTTTCGTAGACTTTTGGATGTTGGTTGTATTCAAAAACATGTTTCTCGATGGAATGTTTGTACAAGTGATTTCATTGTTATTAGGCATCTTTTTTATAGCTCTTGGAGTCTCAATGTACTTGCAAACAAAGTTCCCCGCAAATCCTATTGATCAATTGATGATTTCCTTACATGAGAGATTTTCTCTTAACTTCATGCTTGCGAAAACAATAGGTGAAGTTGTTGCATTGATTTTGGCCATTATTTTTCAAGGTCCGATTGGGATTGGTACTATCATTATTACATTTTTAATTGGACCACTTATTCAACTGTTTACTAAACCTGTAGCTGCGCGTTATGACTTGTTAGTGAAAAGATAA
- a CDS encoding YfkD famly protein codes for MKKRLLISFVLLLSFSFSSTVLAEGKPQKPKIPGSVMEISKENTYPNPTQDLPYLQPSELTQQLIDTAQVPIENPDLIRILNESTISDAPLAFGYRATIYLGEWALNYESSETATNWEYQRINTNYQDNRGGKSQTQMSYRQEAQKSVKGGLTAKVPEAEHVKKMMLLKAMKKTNLPLAFETIIGAGTKKDQVYNIPPKKLGYLYAYAPAINEKGKVTYGEVYLLLKGNKRSIVVKNITSQGIGAWIPLQDHASFGFVTSDRPR; via the coding sequence ATGAAAAAAAGATTGCTCATTTCTTTCGTTTTGCTTTTATCATTTAGTTTTTCAAGTACTGTTTTAGCAGAAGGAAAACCTCAAAAGCCGAAAATTCCCGGCTCTGTTATGGAAATTTCAAAGGAAAATACGTATCCAAACCCAACACAAGACTTACCATACTTACAGCCAAGTGAGTTGACACAGCAGTTAATTGATACAGCTCAGGTTCCAATTGAAAACCCTGATTTAATCCGTATTTTAAACGAATCAACGATTTCGGATGCACCATTGGCTTTTGGATATCGGGCAACCATTTATTTGGGAGAATGGGCGTTAAATTATGAATCATCTGAAACAGCGACAAATTGGGAATACCAAAGAATAAATACGAATTACCAAGATAATCGTGGTGGAAAATCACAAACCCAAATGAGTTATCGTCAGGAAGCACAAAAGTCGGTTAAAGGCGGTTTAACAGCAAAAGTTCCTGAAGCAGAGCATGTTAAGAAAATGATGCTTCTTAAAGCAATGAAGAAAACAAATTTACCACTTGCATTTGAAACAATTATTGGAGCAGGGACGAAAAAGGATCAAGTTTACAATATTCCTCCTAAAAAACTGGGCTACCTCTATGCCTATGCACCAGCTATAAATGAAAAAGGAAAAGTTACGTATGGTGAAGTGTACCTGTTATTAAAGGGGAATAAGAGAAGTATTGTTGTAAAAAATATCACGTCACAAGGAATTGGGGCGTGGATTCCTCTGCAAGATCATGCTTCATTTGGCTTTGTTACATCTGATCGACCAAGATAA
- a CDS encoding HTH domain-containing protein — protein MGKNKFSEEQQKQLLSNPFIEKVSDSSISYTKEFKERFYQEYQSGKGPSAILRDMEIDPTLLGKRRKDSLVQRVKDYAERIDGYQDMRGKNSGRHSIKELSDTDRIKRLEHQIRYLKQENEFLKKTEFLDRQAEWKENQKQRQKKNSDSSKK, from the coding sequence ATGGGGAAAAACAAATTTTCAGAAGAACAACAAAAACAGCTACTGTCCAATCCTTTCATCGAAAAAGTAAGTGATTCAAGTATATCTTACACAAAAGAATTTAAAGAACGATTTTATCAGGAATACCAATCTGGAAAAGGGCCATCGGCTATTCTGCGTGATATGGAAATTGATCCTACTCTTTTAGGGAAAAGAAGAAAGGACAGTCTAGTTCAAAGAGTTAAAGATTATGCAGAACGAATAGATGGCTATCAAGACATGAGAGGTAAAAATTCTGGTCGTCATTCCATTAAGGAATTATCAGATACGGATCGAATAAAACGTTTGGAACATCAAATAAGGTACCTAAAACAAGAGAATGAATTTCTAAAAAAAACAGAATTTCTAGACAGACAGGCAGAATGGAAGGAAAACCAGAAGCAACGCCAGAAGAAAAATTCAGACTCATCGAAGAAATGA
- a CDS encoding IS3 family transposase, protein MEGKPEATPEEKFRLIEEMTLRDNNELNINWLCEMAGVSRSGYYNWLKSADKRRNKDEQDKKDFELILEAYRFRGYDKGRRGIYMRLLHMGLRMNQKKISRLMKKFNLFCPIRKANPYRRMAKALKTDTISENIVNREFEKHGAGKILLTDITYLYYNNGCKAYLSVIKDAFTKQVLAYVPSESLEVDFVLETIKILLENHGDSLETDAIVHSDQGCHYTSISFRQLLKDKELRQSMSRRGNCWDNAPQESFFGHMKDEINLINCGSYTDLRQEIDNYIDYYNNDRYQWKLAKLSPNQYAEYLKTGEYPLKI, encoded by the coding sequence ATGGAAGGAAAACCAGAAGCAACGCCAGAAGAAAAATTCAGACTCATCGAAGAAATGACTCTGCGAGATAATAATGAGCTTAATATCAATTGGCTTTGTGAAATGGCAGGTGTGTCTAGAAGTGGTTATTACAACTGGCTTAAGTCCGCAGATAAACGCAGAAATAAAGATGAGCAGGATAAAAAGGATTTTGAATTAATTTTGGAAGCTTATCGATTTCGTGGATATGACAAAGGTAGACGCGGTATATATATGCGCCTTCTGCATATGGGCTTAAGGATGAATCAAAAGAAAATCAGCCGCCTAATGAAAAAGTTCAATTTGTTTTGTCCAATCAGAAAAGCAAACCCCTACAGAAGAATGGCTAAAGCATTGAAGACAGATACCATATCAGAAAATATAGTAAATCGGGAATTTGAAAAGCATGGTGCCGGGAAAATACTCCTTACAGATATAACATATCTTTATTACAATAATGGCTGTAAGGCTTATCTTTCCGTCATAAAGGATGCCTTCACGAAACAGGTGCTGGCATACGTTCCAAGTGAGTCACTTGAAGTCGATTTTGTATTAGAAACAATCAAAATCCTACTAGAAAACCACGGTGATAGCTTAGAAACTGATGCCATTGTCCATTCTGACCAAGGATGTCATTATACAAGCATCTCTTTCCGCCAACTGTTAAAAGATAAGGAACTTAGGCAATCCATGTCCCGACGTGGTAACTGCTGGGACAACGCACCGCAGGAATCATTTTTTGGGCATATGAAGGATGAAATCAATTTGATAAACTGTGGTAGTTATACAGATCTCCGTCAGGAGATTGATAACTACATAGATTATTATAATAATGACCGGTATCAATGGAAACTAGCAAAGCTCTCCCCTAACCAATATGCAGAATATCTGAAAACAGGTGAATATCCACTTAAAATATGA
- a CDS encoding mechanosensitive ion channel family protein, with protein MDQLRAFTELRVFDILLVAVVLFLSVALINFIVGKFFKKTNFIEERKEKTIESLIRSLTKYTATISFILYLVSQFVENFGSILAGAGVAGIIIGFGAQSLIKDILAGMFIIYEKQLHQGDFITINNTFHGTVEEIGLRSLKIREWSGKLLTMSNGEIKQIHNYNIDRMRVIERVVISYREDPDTVWKVLEQACEKINQEFESCLKRDHQNEIIEPFQLFGITSLNGQFRGYEYTIIGLVDDQLYWSTAKGVRRIIAKTLFDAKINLAEERVLVNQHEKELSN; from the coding sequence ATGGATCAATTAAGAGCATTTACGGAATTAAGAGTATTTGACATTTTACTAGTTGCAGTCGTTTTATTCTTAAGTGTTGCATTGATCAATTTTATCGTTGGCAAGTTTTTTAAGAAAACGAATTTCATCGAAGAGCGAAAAGAAAAAACAATTGAAAGTTTAATCCGTTCTCTAACTAAATATACAGCCACAATCAGCTTTATCTTGTATCTCGTTTCTCAATTCGTCGAAAATTTCGGATCCATCTTGGCAGGAGCCGGTGTAGCTGGAATTATTATCGGCTTCGGTGCTCAAAGTCTCATTAAAGACATTCTTGCCGGAATGTTTATCATCTATGAAAAACAGCTTCATCAAGGTGATTTCATCACGATAAATAACACGTTCCATGGAACTGTTGAAGAAATTGGTCTAAGATCATTAAAAATTCGTGAATGGAGCGGAAAGCTTCTAACGATGAGCAATGGAGAAATAAAACAAATTCATAACTATAACATTGACAGAATGCGTGTCATTGAACGCGTAGTCATTAGCTATCGCGAGGATCCTGATACTGTTTGGAAGGTTCTTGAGCAAGCCTGTGAAAAAATCAATCAGGAATTTGAGTCCTGCTTAAAAAGAGATCATCAAAATGAGATCATTGAGCCTTTTCAATTATTCGGTATTACATCCTTAAACGGCCAATTTCGCGGCTATGAGTATACAATTATTGGTCTGGTCGATGATCAATTATACTGGAGTACAGCAAAGGGAGTACGGAGAATAATTGCCAAAACTTTATTTGATGCAAAGATAAATCTTGCAGAAGAACGTGTTCTTGTAAATCAACATGAAAAAGAGCTTTCCAATTAA
- the yfkAB gene encoding radical SAM/CxCxxxxC motif protein YfkAB: MNALKPSNPITTSYDPWEAYLDIKQYGQMTLTNIEFTTTTLCNMRCEHCAVGYTLQPKDPKALPLDLLLKRLDEVPTLRSLSITGGEPMLSLKSVENYVVPLLKYAHERGVRTQINSNLTLDLKRYEKIIPYLDVLHISHNWGTVDEFVEVGFAVMDRKPTYEQRAALFERMIENSRALVSAGVIVSAETMLNKRTLPYIEKIHKQIVQEMHCQRHEIHPMYPSDFASTLETLSLPEMREAIHHLLDIRDKDTWMLFGTLPFYACSENTEDIELIQRLRETKNVTVRNDPDGRSRLNVNIFNGDIIVTDFGDTPALGNIAENTLQSAYSKWMDSNIAKSLNCHCPAVQCLGPNVLVKNSYYRDVDFTKRKSNI, from the coding sequence ATGAATGCACTAAAACCGTCTAACCCAATTACAACGTCATATGATCCGTGGGAAGCTTATTTAGATATAAAGCAGTATGGGCAAATGACATTAACAAACATAGAATTTACCACAACAACACTTTGTAATATGCGTTGTGAACATTGTGCTGTTGGCTATACACTACAACCAAAGGATCCAAAGGCTCTTCCGTTAGATCTTTTATTAAAGCGATTAGACGAGGTCCCGACTCTTCGTTCCTTGAGTATTACAGGTGGAGAGCCGATGCTGTCTTTGAAATCAGTTGAAAACTATGTTGTTCCTCTTTTAAAGTATGCCCACGAACGTGGGGTTCGTACACAAATAAATTCAAATTTGACACTTGATTTGAAACGTTATGAAAAGATTATTCCTTATTTAGATGTTCTACATATCTCACATAACTGGGGCACAGTTGATGAGTTTGTTGAGGTTGGCTTTGCAGTTATGGATCGCAAACCAACTTATGAACAACGGGCAGCTCTGTTTGAGCGAATGATTGAAAACAGCCGTGCTCTTGTTAGTGCTGGGGTGATCGTTTCAGCAGAAACAATGCTTAATAAACGTACCCTTCCATATATCGAAAAGATTCACAAGCAAATAGTCCAAGAGATGCATTGTCAGCGTCATGAAATCCATCCAATGTATCCGAGCGATTTTGCAAGCACCTTGGAAACTTTGTCTCTTCCTGAAATGCGCGAGGCTATTCATCATTTGTTAGATATTAGAGATAAAGATACATGGATGCTATTTGGTACATTACCCTTCTATGCATGTAGTGAAAACACGGAAGATATTGAACTTATTCAACGGCTGAGAGAAACGAAAAATGTCACTGTGCGAAATGACCCTGACGGCCGCTCACGGTTGAATGTGAATATATTTAATGGAGATATTATCGTCACAGATTTTGGTGATACACCCGCTCTTGGAAATATAGCGGAAAACACTCTTCAGTCCGCCTATTCGAAGTGGATGGATTCAAACATAGCTAAATCGCTTAACTGTCATTGTCCTGCTGTTCAATGTCTAGGACCGAATGTACTTGTGAAGAATAGTTATTATCGTGATGTAGACTTTACGAAACGAAAATCAAACATTTAA
- a CDS encoding SE1561 family protein: protein MGNAVHDKDSQLSYLKNRLNMFLEVLDSMDPESTDVDDIDRLIQMLDDLEFKQNQFKKDWDE, encoded by the coding sequence ATGGGTAACGCAGTACATGATAAGGATTCCCAATTATCTTATTTAAAAAATCGGTTAAATATGTTTTTAGAAGTATTGGACTCAATGGATCCGGAATCGACAGATGTAGATGACATCGATCGATTAATTCAAATGCTTGATGATCTTGAATTTAAACAAAATCAATTTAAAAAGGATTGGGATGAGTAA